One stretch of Hymenobacter chitinivorans DSM 11115 DNA includes these proteins:
- a CDS encoding DUF6984 family protein produces the protein MATRLLKLPELGLLLFLLRGLPQAEHLLSLLYRIEVVELDEALTGSLRFVSPQAERRLGEKIASTRFLDEDGVPVFVSLYLDQRGELYELDCWKVDDTPLRRIPAF, from the coding sequence CAAACTGCCCGAGCTGGGTTTGCTCCTCTTCCTGCTGCGTGGTCTGCCCCAGGCTGAGCACCTGCTAAGTTTGCTTTACCGCATCGAAGTCGTGGAGCTGGATGAGGCGCTGACCGGCAGCCTGCGCTTCGTGAGCCCGCAGGCCGAGCGCCGCCTGGGCGAGAAAATTGCCAGTACCCGCTTCCTGGACGAAGACGGCGTGCCGGTTTTCGTCTCGCTCTACCTCGACCAGCGCGGGGAGCTTTACGAGCTGGACTGCTGGAAAGTAGACGACACGCCGCTGCGCCGAATCCCCGCATTCTAA